The segment ACCCTGAACAACCTGCCGCCGCGCTACAAGCAGAGCGGCTCCATCGTCATCCGCGAGCCGGTGAGCGACGAGGAGATCCTGCGCGAACTGCGCCAAGCCATCGGCAAGGTGGAGCTGTCGCCCACGGAGAAGAACGCGGGCTAGCCCCGGCCTTCGGCCTTCACCTCGTCCCACAGGCGGTTCATCTCCGCCGGGGAAAGATCCGGGAACTCCTGCCCGCGCCCGCGGGCCAGCTCCTCCATGCGCCGGAAGCGCGCCAAAAATTTCAGGTTGGCGCGGTCCAGGGCCGCGTTGGCCTTGATCCCTTTTCTGCGGCCAAGCTCCACCAGGGTAAACAGCGCGTCGCCGTACTCCTCTTCCATGCGTTCGGCGTCGCCCTCGGCGCAGGCCGCGTCGAACTCGGCCAGTTCGGCCTCGAACTGCGCGCGCGCCGCCTGGTCGTCCTCCCAGGTGAATCCCGTGCGCGCCGCCTTGGAGTGGATGCGGTAGGCTTTCAAGAGCGGCGGCAGCCCCTCCGGCAGGGAACCGAAGACGCCCGCGGGGGCGTCAGCGTCCTTCTTTTCGCCGCGCTTGATGCGCTCCCAGTTGCGCAGCAGCTCTTCCTGGTTGGCGACCACCGTGTCGCCGTAGACGTGGGGATGCCTGCGGATCATCTTGGCGGCGTTTGTCTCCGCCACGTCGGAAAGGGTGTAGCGGCCCGCGCGGTCCTCCAAGGTGGCGATGAACAGGAGCAGGAACAGCACGTCGCCCAGTTCCTCGCACGATTCCACGGCGTCGCCGGATCGGATGGCCGACACCAGCTCGAAAGCCTCCTCGACCACGTAGTCGCAGAGGCTGAGCGGGGTCTGCTTGCGATCCCAGGGGCAGCCCCCTTCGCCCAGCAGGCGGTCGATGACGTTCTGGATCGTGGCGATGCTTGCGCAGTCCGGGTTCACGGCCTGTCTCCTTGACGCGCGCGCGCCCGGTGTTCGCGGGGCGGCGGCGGGGCTAAATGGTGTGCTTGTCCTTGGCGTTCTTTTTCTGATCGCGCAAGATGGGTTTGCGCGAGGGAATGGGCGGCGGGGCCGGCTTGGGCAGGGCGAAGCCGCCCTCCTCCAAGGTCTCGCGGATGGGCTCCGGCGTGAAGTTGGCCAAAAGCACAAGGGCCGGGTCGGTCTTCTGGGCGAACACCGATTGCCGCACCACGCTGGTGCCGGGCAGCACGGCCTTGAGCAGCAGCAGCAGCACAAGGCCCAGGAGCAGTCCCTCCACCGCGCCGAAGGCGGCCCCGGCGGCCTTGTCCACCACGGTGAGCATGGCCACCTTGAGCACGTCCTGCAGGAAGCGCACAAGAAACCACAGGCCCACCAGGGTGCCGATGAAGGTGATGAGGTAGCTCAAGGCCAGCACGGTGCCCTGGTTGGCGATGTAGACCTTGAGGTGCGGCACGAAGACGCCGTGCAGGTGCGAGGCGACGAAGAGCCCGATGAACACGGACGTCAGGGACACGGCCTCTTTGATGAGGCCGCGGTGGTAGCCCCGGAAGGCCACAAGCCCGATGATGGCGATGATGATGATGTCCAGGGAGTTCATTGGCTTCGCCTCGCGTGTGCTCCTGGGGCGCGCGCGCCGCCCGCTGGGGCGACACCTAGCAGACCCGCGCCGGAAAGGGAAGCGTTGCGGCAGGATGCGGGGGGCGCTGTTGTGCTGGTTCGAAATATCAGGTAGGACACGGGGCTATCACATTCGGTGCGCGGGCGGCCTTGCTTCCGCCCGGCTGCTTTCGGGGGCGTTTTGACCATGCGGCTGATCGAAACCGGTATCGCTGGGCTCCATTTGCTTGAGCCCAAGGTGTTCCGCGACGAGCGCGGTTTTTTTCTGGAGTCCTACAGCGCCGCCGCCTTTGAGGCCATCGGCGTCCGCACGCGCTTTGTGCAGGACAACCATGCGTATTCCGCAGGCGCGGGCGTGCTGCGCGGCCTGCATTTTCAGCTGCCGCCCTTTGACCAGGCCAAGCTGGTGTGGGTGACGCGCGGCCGTGTGCTGGACGTGGTGGTGGACCTGCGGCGCGGTTCGCCCACGTACGCCCGCCACTTCGCGGTGGAGCTTTCCGGGGAGAACATGTTGCGCCTGTTTGTGCCGCGCGGCTTCGCCCACGGCTATCTCACCCTCTCCCCGGAGGTCGAGTTCCTGTACAAGGTGGACGCCGCCTATGCTCCGCAGGCGGATTCCGGCATCATCTGGAACGACCCGGACCTGGCCGTGGCCTGGCCCGTGGCCGCGCCCGTGCTCTCCGCAAAGGACCGCGCCCTGCCCGCATTCAAGGCCTTCACCTCGCCCTTCGTCTTTGATCCGGCCGCTCCGGAAGGTTCTCCCCGCGGCTGAAACCCGGAGGTTCCATGCCCAAGTCCCGCACGTCCCGCACGGCCGAGCCCGCCAAGCACGCCATCATCCTTGCCGGCGGTTCGGGCACGCGGCTGTGGCCGCTTTCGCGCAACCTGTTCCCCAAGCAACTGCTGGCCTTAAGCGGCGAGGAAACCCTGTTGCAGCAGACCGTGCGCCGCGTGCTCACGGCTTTTGCGCCGCAGAACATCTGGGTGGTCACCAACGAGGAGCACATGTTCGAGGTGCGCAGCCAGCTCAAGCGGCTGGATCCCGCGCTCGACTCCCGCGTGCTGGCCGAGCCCCTTGCCCGCAACACGCTGCCCGCCGTGCTTCTTGGCCTGGACCGGGTGCTGGCGGCCACGGGCGGCGAGGACTCCAAGGCTGCTGTGGCGGTGTTTCCCTCCGATCATTTACTGGAAGACCTGCAAGGATTCCGCGATTCCCTGGACCGGGCCATGGAGCTCGCCGCGCAGGGGCGTTTCGTCACCTTCGGCGTTGTGCCGCGCAAGCCGGAGACCGGCTACGGCTACATTGCCCGGGGCGAGAGCCTGGGAGACAGGGCGTGGTCCGTGGAGCGCTTCATCGAAAAACCCCGGTTGGAAAAAGCGCTTGAGTTCCTGAAAAGCGGCCGCCACTACTGGAACAGCGGCGTGTTCGTGTTCCGGCCTTGTGACTTTTTGGACGCAGTGGCGCGGCACGCACCGGAATTCTGGCCCTGGTGGACGAACAGGGAGCAACTGCCGCTTTCGCAAGGCTACGGCGGGCTGCCCAATCTTTCCGTGGACTACGGCATTGCCGAGAAGATCGACAACATCGCCGTGGTGGAGGCCCGCTTCGAGTGGGACGACCTGGGCAATTGGGAGGCAATTTACCGCCTGGGCAAGAAGGACGAAAACGGCAACGTAATCCAGGGCGATGTGCTGGCCCTGGACTGCCGCGACTGCCTGCTCATCTCCAAGGGGGGCAAGCTCGCGGCGGTCGGCCTCGCCAACATGATCATGATCCAGACCCGCGACGCCACGCTCACCTGCCCGCTCACCGACGTGCAGCGCGTGAAGGAGGTCGTGGCCCTGCTGAAAAGCCAGGGCAGCCAGCTGGTGGAGAGCCACATGACCGTGAAGCGGCCCTGGGGCAGCTACTCCGTGCTGGAGGAAGGTCCGCATTATAAAATCAAGCGCATAGAGGTGTTGCCCGGGGCGCGCCTGTCGCTGCAGATGCACCACCACAGGAGCGAGCACTGGGTCGTGGTCTCTGGCACGGCGCTGGTGGAGATCGGCGGGGAGGAACGGCTCCTCGTGGAGAATCAGGCCGTGGACATCGCCAAGGCCACCACGCACCGCCTGGCGAATCCGGGCAAGGTGGCGCTGGAGATCATCGAGATCCAGAGTGGACCGTATTTGGAAGAGGATGATATCGTACGCTTTGACGATGTGTATGGGCGGGTGAAACGGAAGGACTCGTGAATTTTTTCCTAAGCCCTTGACACGCAAGACGTGCATCCTTTATGAAAACGCAGTTTTCCGTGGCGAAGTTTGACCAGAAACTACAGGAGCGATGGGGCGAGGTTATGGAGGAAAAGAAACAGTGCAAGGGGTGTGGGGGGGCGTTGCCCTTCGTGGTCGGCTTCGTGGCCGCAGTGATCGCGGGCTGGGTTCTGTTTCCTGACTTGATCTACAGCAAGAAGACGCAGCCCATCCGCTTCAGCCACAAGGTGCACCAGGAGCAGGGCATGGACTGCGCGAGCTGCCACAGCTTCCGTGAGGACGGCTCGTACGCGGGCATTCCCACCAACGAGAAGTGCATGGAGTGCCACGCGGACGTGGTGGGCAGCGACCCGGACGAGGCGAAGTACGTGGAGCAGTATGCCAAGACGGGCAAGGAAGTGCCCTGGCTCATTTACCAGTACCAGCCCGACAACGTGATTTTCAGCCACAAGGCGCACGAGTCTTTCGAGTGTACCTCCTGCCACCCCGACATGGGCAAGAATGACACTCCGCCGGTCTACTACCAAAACAGGCTGTCCGGGTACAGCAAGCAGACCATGAAGATGTGGCAGTGCGAGCGCTGCCATGCCGAGAACGGCGTCAGCAACGCCTGTCACGTCTGCCACAAGTAAAAGAGGGGTGCGTAAGATGGGTTTGGATCGCAGAGGATTCATCACATTCGTCGTGGGGGGCGTTGCGGGAAGCTTGTTCACGCCTGCCATCTGGCAGAGCCTGGACGATGCGTCCATATGGTCCCAGAACTGGGGGTGGATCCCCCGAGTGCCGAAAGGCGAGGAAAAGGCCGTTCCCGCTTTGAGC is part of the Humidesulfovibrio mexicanus genome and harbors:
- the mazG gene encoding nucleoside triphosphate pyrophosphohydrolase, with protein sequence MNPDCASIATIQNVIDRLLGEGGCPWDRKQTPLSLCDYVVEEAFELVSAIRSGDAVESCEELGDVLFLLLFIATLEDRAGRYTLSDVAETNAAKMIRRHPHVYGDTVVANQEELLRNWERIKRGEKKDADAPAGVFGSLPEGLPPLLKAYRIHSKAARTGFTWEDDQAARAQFEAELAEFDAACAEGDAERMEEEYGDALFTLVELGRRKGIKANAALDRANLKFLARFRRMEELARGRGQEFPDLSPAEMNRLWDEVKAEGRG
- a CDS encoding CvpA family protein, with translation MNSLDIIIIAIIGLVAFRGYHRGLIKEAVSLTSVFIGLFVASHLHGVFVPHLKVYIANQGTVLALSYLITFIGTLVGLWFLVRFLQDVLKVAMLTVVDKAAGAAFGAVEGLLLGLVLLLLLKAVLPGTSVVRQSVFAQKTDPALVLLANFTPEPIRETLEEGGFALPKPAPPPIPSRKPILRDQKKNAKDKHTI
- the rfbC gene encoding dTDP-4-dehydrorhamnose 3,5-epimerase, whose product is MRLIETGIAGLHLLEPKVFRDERGFFLESYSAAAFEAIGVRTRFVQDNHAYSAGAGVLRGLHFQLPPFDQAKLVWVTRGRVLDVVVDLRRGSPTYARHFAVELSGENMLRLFVPRGFAHGYLTLSPEVEFLYKVDAAYAPQADSGIIWNDPDLAVAWPVAAPVLSAKDRALPAFKAFTSPFVFDPAAPEGSPRG
- a CDS encoding mannose-1-phosphate guanylyltransferase/mannose-6-phosphate isomerase gives rise to the protein MPKSRTSRTAEPAKHAIILAGGSGTRLWPLSRNLFPKQLLALSGEETLLQQTVRRVLTAFAPQNIWVVTNEEHMFEVRSQLKRLDPALDSRVLAEPLARNTLPAVLLGLDRVLAATGGEDSKAAVAVFPSDHLLEDLQGFRDSLDRAMELAAQGRFVTFGVVPRKPETGYGYIARGESLGDRAWSVERFIEKPRLEKALEFLKSGRHYWNSGVFVFRPCDFLDAVARHAPEFWPWWTNREQLPLSQGYGGLPNLSVDYGIAEKIDNIAVVEARFEWDDLGNWEAIYRLGKKDENGNVIQGDVLALDCRDCLLISKGGKLAAVGLANMIMIQTRDATLTCPLTDVQRVKEVVALLKSQGSQLVESHMTVKRPWGSYSVLEEGPHYKIKRIEVLPGARLSLQMHHHRSEHWVVVSGTALVEIGGEERLLVENQAVDIAKATTHRLANPGKVALEIIEIQSGPYLEEDDIVRFDDVYGRVKRKDS
- the qrcA gene encoding menaquinone reductase multiheme cytochrome c subunit QrcA, with product MEEKKQCKGCGGALPFVVGFVAAVIAGWVLFPDLIYSKKTQPIRFSHKVHQEQGMDCASCHSFREDGSYAGIPTNEKCMECHADVVGSDPDEAKYVEQYAKTGKEVPWLIYQYQPDNVIFSHKAHESFECTSCHPDMGKNDTPPVYYQNRLSGYSKQTMKMWQCERCHAENGVSNACHVCHK